The Coffea arabica cultivar ET-39 chromosome 4e, Coffea Arabica ET-39 HiFi, whole genome shotgun sequence genome includes a window with the following:
- the LOC113740955 gene encoding protein FAR1-RELATED SEQUENCE 5-like, which produces MDCSKLAEDGTPELGMEFNSEEDAYQFYNKYAFKMGFSVRKDYPNKDKDGVTTSRRYSCCKEGVKRKYEGDVMPKRTRAPTKTGCGAKMVIALFRGTMKYRVHDLVLEHNHELHIAQCAHMMPSQRKVSEAQGFQAEISEDAGLSLKQSHELLGKEAGGMENVGYTREDLKRYLRTRRERSLKYGEAGSMLNYFQEQTLENPSFFHAVQLDCEEQITNIFWTDAGMLIDYQFFGDVVTFDTTYKTNKEYRPLGVFVGFNQHRQIMIFGAALMYDETIDSFKWVFGTFVEAMCGKRPSTILTDQDHAMVAALSVVMPETFHGLCTFHIRRNFMKHLGNHYKENSDLPYMFGACMYEFEEVEQFNRVWEAMVKKHNLENNEWLSELYRIRDK; this is translated from the coding sequence ATGGATTGCAGCAAATTGGCAGAAGATGGGACCCCTGAATTAGGAATGGAGTTCAACAGTGAAGAGGATGCGTACCAGTTTTACAACAAATATGCCTTTAAAATGGGTTTTAGTGTACGTAAAGACTATCCGAATAAAGACAAAGACGGCGTGACCACGTCTAGGAGATATAGTTGCTGCAAGGAAGGTGTAAAGCGCAAGTACGAAGGTGATGTGATGCCAAAGAGGACACGAGCGCCGACGAAAACAGGGTGTGGAGCTAAAATGGTTATCGCGTTGTTTAGAGGAACAATGAAGTACCGTGTGCATGACCTTGTCTTAGAGCATAACCATGAGTTGCACATTGCTCAATGTGCGCACATGATGCCATCACAAAGAAAAGTGAGCGAGGCTCAAGGATTTCAAGCTGAAATAAGCGAGGACGCTGGGCTTTCATTGAAACAGAGTCATGAGCTTTTGGGAAAGGAGGCAGGTGGGATGGAAAATGTGGGATATACTCGGGAAGACCTGAAACGATATCTTCGTACTCGACGGGAAAGGAGTTTGAAATATGGAGAAGCAGGTAGCATGCTGAATTATTTTCAAGAGCAAACACTCGAGAATCCATCGTTTTTTCATGCCGTACAGCTGGACTGTGAAGAGCAGATAACGAATATCTTTTGGACTGATGCAGGAATGTTAATTGACTACCAATTTTTTGGAGACGTAGTCACATTCGAcacaacctacaaaacaaataaagaatacCGGCCACTTGGAGTGTTTGTGGGTTTTAATCAACATAGGCAAATTATGATATTCGGTGCTGCCCTTATGTATGATGAGACTATAGATTCTTTCAAATGGGTGTTTGGTACATTTGTAGAAGCAATGTGCGGAAAGCGTCCAAGTACCATACTAACCGACCAAGATCATGCCATGGTAGCAGCTCTTTCAGTTGTTATGCCTGAAACATTTCACGGTCTATGTACGTTTCACATAAGGCGTAATTTTATGAAACATCTTGGCAATCACTACAAGGAAAATAGTGATCTTCCATACATGTTTGGTGCATGCATGTATGAGTTTGAAGAAGTGGAACAATTCAATAGGGTGTGGGAGGCGATGGTGAAGAAACACAatcttgaaaataatgaatggCTCTCCGAGTTGTATAGAATTCGTGATAAATAG